The window CGACACCCTGTACAGCATCACCACCACTGTCATAGCTAGCACCTCCACCAGAATACTGGTTTCTACCGCCAAAACCACCACCACCAGAACCTCCATACCCACCACCTTGTACAGCATCACCACCACCGGAACGCTGGTTTCCTCCGCCAAATCCACCTCCACCAGAACCCCCATATCCACCACCTTGTACAGAATCGCCACCATTGTAGTTTCCACCGCCTCCACTAGGATATTGGTTTCCACCGCCATATCCACCCCCACCATAACCTCCATACCCACCACCGCCATATCCACCCCCACCATAACCTCCACCATCCTGACCAGCATAATTGTAACCACCACCAGAACCATATCCACCTCCAAAACCCCCACCCCGAGGTTTTTCAATTGCATAGTTCACCCTTATCCTTCGGCCATGAAGATCCTGCGAATGACAAAGCTGAATGTTACTCTAACTCAAGAGACACTtaaactgaagaatatccataCAATACCAAATCATCAAAGTTGTAAACACAATTCACTTTCAAACTAGGAATCTCAAATACAGAAAAAGGCATCCCGGTACGCCTACTTTAaacttcattaaaaaaattccaaCGCCTAATTCATAAGTAAGAAATGTGATCATGAATAAATCACAATTTGGCATTTTGAGGGCAGTAAATGCGAGTAaactaaaaatatcaaaaaattcaaagcttttggatattttttttgGCTCCTGCCACCGTTGATGCTCCAAAACTGCAGGAATCTCTGCAAGGTTTCCTTGTCACATCCGAAAATGTTTGAAATCACGAATTCAAAGATAAATTACACACAAGGACATATCTTGTCGTGAAGATATACAGGCAAACAAGATTTACGGACGATTCTTTTCCACAATAAATAAATCTAAAGAGGTAATCTGTAGTCATTTAATGGCTGTTATGTTATTTGGAGCTCAAAGTTTCATCACAAGGATATAATTTCTGCAAACAACTATATTATGTGGTCGGAATTGAATCTCTTTTAGAGCAGTATGGTGAATGCGTCAACAGTGAGGTAAAAAGTACGGAGAAATAACACATGTAAAAATACCTGGCCATCGTATGCCTGGATGGCACTGGATGCAGCTTCAGTAGTTGCATAAGTAACAAAGCCAAATCCTTTTGACCTACCAGTGTCACGATCCAAAACAACCGTGGCTGCATTGTTTAAGGTAATCAATAGGAACAACAGCAGAATCACAAGCTTTTCGTGTGTAGTCTATTAAACGATTATACAACTTGAGAAAGGACAAAAAAATTCActacaaatataatatatcgTGCAAGAAAGCTGATACCTTCAACCACATCTCCATACTTGGCAAAAGCATCCCTTAAAGCCATCTCGTCGGTATTATAAGAAAGACCTGCAATGAGAAACATATGAATACATAAACAAAGTAATAGAAGAAAGAGACTGGCATATTCCAcaccaaagaaaataattttcacCTCCAACATAGAGCTTTGAGGATGAAGACATGCTTCTTATTGCCTGGAAAAGTGAAGAGTTCGAGGCAGCTAATTCAAAATTACCATGCTTGCTCACGGTTTGTTTTAGCAAGTTGCCAACTCTGTTGAGAAAAGCCATTTTCACACCTGAAAAAGGAgacccaaaaaaaatcaaggtcaTCAGgagtaatatataataaaacatgaaaaatttACACGATAGGCTACATAACAAGGAATTGTGAACCAATTAATTCAAGCAAAACAAGAT of the Primulina huaijiensis isolate GDHJ02 chromosome 1, ASM1229523v2, whole genome shotgun sequence genome contains:
- the LOC140973622 gene encoding uncharacterized protein isoform X3 is translated as MFKLLHFVGVKMAFLNRVGNLLKQTVSKHGNFELAASNSSLFQAIRSMSSSSKLYVGGLSYNTDEMALRDAFAKYGDVVEATVVLDRDTGRSKGFGFVTYATTEAASSAIQAYDGQDLHGRRIRVNYAIEKPRGGGFGGGYGSGGGYNYAGQDGGGYGGGGYGGGGYGGYGGGGYGGGNQYPSGGGGNYNGGDSVQGGGYGGSGGGGFGGGNQRSGGGDAVQGGGYGGSGGGGFGGRNQYSGGGASYDSVGSRSPDNPIGFSSLLDEETKLSSPIGESQEPHDTEINEDFGLDESDGDDKDDKYEPNDYANTRR
- the LOC140973622 gene encoding uncharacterized protein isoform X1 is translated as MFKLLHFVGVKMAFLNRVGNLLKQTVSKHGNFELAASNSSLFQAIRSMSSSSKLYVGGLSYNTDEMALRDAFAKYGDVVEATVVLDRDTGRSKGFGFVTYATTEAASSAIQAYDGQDLHGRRIRVNYAIEKPRGGGFGGGYGSGGGYNYAGQDGGGYGGGGYGGGGYGGYGGGGYGGGNQYPSGGGGNYNGGDSVQGGGYGGSGGGGFGGGNQRSGGGDAVQGGGYGGSGGGGFGGRNQYSGGGASYDSGGDAVQGVGNHGGVGSRSPDNPIGFSSLLDEETKLSSPIGESQEPHDTEINEDFGLDESDGDDKDDKYEPNDYANTRR
- the LOC140973622 gene encoding uncharacterized protein isoform X2, coding for MAFLNRVGNLLKQTVSKHGNFELAASNSSLFQAIRSMSSSSKLYVGGLSYNTDEMALRDAFAKYGDVVEATVVLDRDTGRSKGFGFVTYATTEAASSAIQAYDGQDLHGRRIRVNYAIEKPRGGGFGGGYGSGGGYNYAGQDGGGYGGGGYGGGGYGGYGGGGYGGGNQYPSGGGGNYNGGDSVQGGGYGGSGGGGFGGGNQRSGGGDAVQGGGYGGSGGGGFGGRNQYSGGGASYDSGGDAVQGVGNHGGVGSRSPDNPIGFSSLLDEETKLSSPIGESQEPHDTEINEDFGLDESDGDDKDDKYEPNDYANTRR